TTCCATCTTATCGCCGGGGACGTCGGAGAGTTCCTTGGCGTTGAAGATGCCGCGCACGCCCATGTAGCAGTCCATTTGCTTTATGCGGTAGAGCTCGCTGTCGGCGATCAGCTTGATTCGCTCTTCGGTGGCGTTCAGGAACAGCTTGCGTTGCACGAGCTGGGATTTGGCTTCGAGGACGGGCAAGCCGCCGGCGTCGCAAATTTCCTGCACGAGCACGGCGGTGAATTCGGGGGGGATGTCAATCGCTTCAACCAGTACCTTGTCACCCGGCTTCACGGCGGTGGAGTAGCGAACGAGAACACGTGCCAAATCGTGGTAGCGGGGATCAGCCATTACAGGGGTCCTTTCAAGTTAGGTGTGAGTCCACCTGTGCACGGCAGGGGAGAGTGATTCACTTGATTGAAGAGTATACAACACCTCGCCGACAATTGCAACCGGCCAGAGAGGAGCCAGGCCAGACCGGTGTGGCTCAGGACAAGTACCCGCCTACTGCTGCGAAGTGGCGGAATCTCATGTACATAATGGAGAATAGTTGGGTCAGTAATGCAAAGGGATCTAATTGGGATGCAGGATTTCAGAATCCACCCTGTTTGCCTAAGAGCAGGCGCGGGGCGAATCCGGAAAATCGCCCCGCGCGCGGTACTCGTTCTGGGTAACTTAGGACTTCTCAACCGCCAGATAGACTTCCGTCAGAAGCTCATCCGGTGGTGTTGAATCGGGATCGTTGAGGTAGATCTCCAGCGAAGGCCCGCTGCGGACGGAGTAGCCGTTTTGTGGAATCCACTGTCCGCAACACTGCGCGTAGAGGTCGCTGAGTTTCTCGTAGTATCCCTTGTGAACAGCCACGGCCCACAGACCTCCGCCGATTTCCTGCACGCCGATATCGCCCTCGGCTGCGATCTCCCGGTCGAGCACGATGGTCGCATCGTAGCGGATTTTCTCGGGCGGGGTGACCTCGGGATCGTCGTGGCAGATACCGATGAACTTGGTGTTCGGCCCGAGCAGTCCCTTGGGACCGGCCCAAGTGCAGAGTTTCTGCCAGGCCGCCTGCGCACCCTGAGCGTAGGGTCCGGTGCCCCGCGCGAAGGCCACTTTCATCTTGGGAACTTGTCGCACGTCCACGTCCATGAGTGATGCTCCTTGTTGGATGGATTGGAAATCCGTCATTTCTCCGTACGGATCGTAGTGAATGAGAGCATCGGATCGGGCGGCGACGGGCGGGTGGTGTTCTTTGCGATATTGTGAGGGAGCTACGCCGAAGACCACCTTGAACGCGCGCGAGAACGCATCGAGCGTATCGTATCCGGCGTTGAAGGCAACGTGCGTGATTCGCGCCTTACCGTGTTTCAGTTCAAAAGAGGCGCGTTCGAGTCGCAACCGTCGAACGTGTTCCATGAC
The genomic region above belongs to bacterium and contains:
- a CDS encoding AraC family transcriptional regulator; its protein translation is MKTSTEQDYQARILRVLVYIQNHLDEAVSLDDLAEVACFSPFHFHRIFRGMVGESVMEHVRRLRLERASFELKHGKARITHVAFNAGYDTLDAFSRAFKVVFGVAPSQYRKEHHPPVAARSDALIHYDPYGEMTDFQSIQQGASLMDVDVRQVPKMKVAFARGTGPYAQGAQAAWQKLCTWAGPKGLLGPNTKFIGICHDDPEVTPPEKIRYDATIVLDREIAAEGDIGVQEIGGGLWAVAVHKGYYEKLSDLYAQCCGQWIPQNGYSVRSGPSLEIYLNDPDSTPPDELLTEVYLAVEKS